A portion of the Natronococcus sp. AD-5 genome contains these proteins:
- a CDS encoding NADH-ubiquinone oxidoreductase-F iron-sulfur binding region domain-containing protein, whose amino-acid sequence MGDRSESTVEKLAIRVSAGSRSRRREQRALDDIRSAADEARVIETGPTGIRSLEPLVLLTRDDRTAFYPAPVTGRLESLVETLERGDLPTDDAAAVVEHDSEPSSLPTPDDGPLSVGRRRVLGRCGWIEPASVPDETAAELASDRPDDARSRVRDVGLLGRGRGDWSTDEPVTDEWELASEAADADDARDPVVVVNANDSDDRNETDRILLEAAPGEVLDGALAVAELVGAEDVVVYCNEADDRARERVHEAARAAEETLHERLDRETRPEVVVGPNRYIAGEPTMALEAMEGNDRLEARLRPPTPAEHGLYGRPTVIHTPRTMAQIRRAMLRPEEFDADDADPGTRLVTVTGDVDATATVELPTGGTLADVREAVEIDGQFKMACVGGQFGGFTRSLSHSPSAAGLASAGLGTEGVVELLNDDRCVLATAGRRANFAMEENCGRCVTCREGTQELTNMLRDVYDGEYQDVKIRELTRVMRETSICDFGRSAIRPAVTGMREFETEVAAHTDGRCPSGECEVGGRS is encoded by the coding sequence TCGGCGGCGGACGAGGCCCGCGTCATCGAGACGGGTCCGACCGGGATCCGGAGCCTCGAGCCGCTCGTTCTGCTGACTCGTGACGATCGAACGGCGTTCTATCCGGCGCCGGTCACGGGGCGGCTCGAGTCGCTGGTGGAGACGCTCGAGCGAGGCGACCTCCCGACCGACGACGCCGCTGCGGTCGTCGAGCACGATTCGGAGCCGTCGTCGCTGCCGACGCCCGACGACGGGCCGCTTTCCGTGGGTCGGCGGCGCGTCCTCGGCCGATGCGGCTGGATCGAGCCCGCGTCGGTCCCGGACGAGACGGCGGCCGAACTGGCGAGCGACCGCCCGGATGACGCCCGGTCGCGCGTTCGCGACGTCGGGTTGTTGGGTCGCGGCCGCGGGGACTGGAGCACCGACGAACCCGTTACCGACGAGTGGGAACTCGCCAGCGAAGCGGCCGACGCAGACGACGCTCGCGACCCGGTCGTCGTCGTGAACGCCAACGACAGCGACGACCGCAACGAGACCGATCGGATCCTCCTCGAGGCCGCGCCGGGCGAGGTTCTAGACGGGGCGTTGGCCGTCGCCGAACTGGTCGGCGCCGAAGACGTCGTCGTCTACTGTAACGAGGCGGACGACCGGGCACGCGAGCGCGTCCACGAGGCCGCGCGGGCCGCCGAGGAGACGCTCCACGAGCGACTCGACAGGGAAACGCGGCCGGAGGTCGTCGTCGGACCGAACCGGTACATCGCCGGCGAGCCGACGATGGCGCTCGAGGCGATGGAAGGGAACGACCGCCTCGAGGCGCGCCTTCGTCCGCCGACGCCCGCCGAGCACGGACTGTACGGGCGGCCGACGGTCATTCACACGCCGCGAACGATGGCGCAGATTCGCCGCGCGATGCTCCGGCCGGAGGAGTTCGACGCCGACGACGCCGACCCCGGAACGCGCCTCGTCACCGTGACGGGAGACGTCGACGCGACGGCGACCGTGGAGTTGCCGACCGGCGGAACTCTCGCCGACGTGCGCGAGGCCGTCGAGATCGACGGACAGTTCAAGATGGCCTGCGTCGGCGGCCAGTTCGGCGGCTTCACCCGGTCGCTCTCGCACTCGCCGTCGGCAGCCGGCCTCGCGAGCGCCGGGCTCGGGACGGAGGGCGTGGTCGAACTGCTGAACGACGACCGCTGCGTCCTGGCGACGGCCGGACGCAGAGCGAACTTCGCGATGGAGGAGAACTGCGGCCGCTGCGTCACCTGCCGCGAAGGAACGCAGGAACTCACGAACATGCTTCGAGACGTCTACGACGGCGAGTACCAGGACGTGAAGATACGCGAACTGACCCGCGTGATGCGCGAGACGAGTATCTGCGACTTCGGCCGCTCGGCGATCCGTCCGGCGGTCACGGGGATGCGCGAGTTCGAGACGGAGGTGGCCGCCCACACCGACGGTCGCTGTCCCAGCGGCGAGTGCGAGGTCGGAGGGAGATCATGA